In the genome of Deltaproteobacteria bacterium, one region contains:
- a CDS encoding AAA domain-containing protein → MLIERFGSAARNWIEAGCRLAVKHNHRHVTPYHLLAHMVDGKVESCANWLTTAGVDLTKLEQASQVAIESVEKAEAGAGNTPINRQLESILMAAEELVPQADGANIEVPHIFGAMLDFESVGQLLEESGAKLPKLKQALSAAQLKASGESVVGEGEFLARYTVNLSDAAREGELDPVIGRDAEIRQVIQVLSRRLKNNPVVIGEPGVGKTAVIEGLAQRIESGSVPDNIAGQVVLCLDIGLLLAGARYRGEFEERLKTVLQEVSDAGNVILFIDELHTLVGAGGKEGGTDAVGLLKPALSRGDFRCVGATTLDEYRKHIEKDPALTRRFQQVMVEEPSTEQSTTILRGLKETYEAHHGVRITDGAIHAAVRLSHRYIANRFLPDKALDVIDQTAANLRTELASRPEEIETLSDNIVQREIEIRALEQDIEAPSTKKIEELRSELDELKATAAELNAVWEREKGSVLVVQETKKSLEDARREMDVKIREQDFARVAELQYKTIPDLEKALDDLNPEEVEEVRFLRQAVTEADVQEMVARMTGIPVTKLQDEESERLMAMEGLLEGRVVGQAEAVQKVARAVRRSRAGLQDPRRPIASFLMVGPTGVGKTELCKALADFMFGDERALIRIDMSEYMEKHSVARLVGAPPGYVGYEEGGVLTNQVKRKPYSVVLLDEVEKAHQDVFNLLLQVLDDGHLTDSQGTEVNFKNTIIILTSNLGARDAAKPGIDYDTLRASIMGAVKEHFRPEFINRLDDVVVFRALALESMIPIVKIQLDRLGELLREQEMDLEVSDAGLKALAEAGFDPEYGARPLKRQIQTSLQDPIAELVIEGKLKASEAVVVDVEDEELTIRVREAPQDED, encoded by the coding sequence ATGTTGATTGAGCGTTTTGGTTCTGCTGCGAGAAATTGGATTGAGGCTGGCTGTCGCTTGGCCGTTAAGCACAACCATCGTCATGTGACTCCCTATCATCTTCTGGCTCATATGGTGGACGGCAAGGTTGAAAGCTGCGCCAATTGGCTGACCACTGCGGGAGTAGATCTCACGAAGCTTGAGCAGGCCAGCCAAGTGGCGATTGAATCCGTTGAGAAAGCTGAAGCTGGAGCGGGTAATACACCGATCAATCGTCAATTAGAGTCCATCTTGATGGCGGCTGAAGAGCTGGTCCCTCAAGCAGATGGAGCAAATATCGAAGTACCTCATATTTTTGGGGCGATGCTGGATTTTGAATCGGTTGGGCAGCTGCTTGAAGAAAGCGGCGCAAAACTTCCAAAGCTCAAACAAGCGCTTTCGGCCGCTCAGTTGAAGGCTTCGGGGGAGTCCGTGGTTGGAGAAGGTGAATTCCTGGCTCGTTATACGGTGAATTTAAGCGATGCCGCACGTGAGGGTGAGCTTGATCCTGTCATTGGCCGCGATGCAGAGATTCGTCAGGTTATTCAAGTTCTAAGCCGACGCCTTAAAAATAATCCAGTCGTGATTGGTGAACCGGGTGTGGGTAAAACGGCTGTCATTGAAGGCTTGGCTCAGCGTATCGAATCCGGTTCTGTTCCCGACAATATTGCAGGTCAAGTGGTCCTATGTCTCGATATCGGACTTTTGTTAGCTGGGGCACGTTACCGAGGAGAATTTGAGGAGCGGCTCAAGACCGTTTTGCAAGAAGTTTCTGATGCGGGTAATGTCATTCTCTTTATCGATGAATTGCACACGCTCGTGGGCGCAGGCGGTAAGGAGGGCGGCACCGATGCCGTAGGGCTTTTAAAGCCTGCCCTAAGCCGGGGAGATTTTCGCTGCGTGGGTGCTACCACACTTGATGAGTACCGCAAGCACATCGAAAAAGATCCAGCGCTTACACGCCGGTTTCAGCAGGTCATGGTGGAAGAGCCGTCTACAGAGCAGTCTACGACTATTCTAAGAGGCCTTAAAGAAACTTACGAAGCTCACCACGGTGTACGCATCACGGACGGCGCAATTCACGCGGCAGTTCGCTTGAGTCACCGCTATATCGCGAATCGGTTTTTACCCGATAAAGCGCTCGACGTCATCGACCAAACTGCGGCCAACCTACGAACCGAGTTGGCCTCGCGCCCGGAAGAGATTGAAACGCTCAGTGATAACATTGTTCAACGTGAAATTGAGATTCGAGCACTTGAGCAAGATATCGAAGCACCAAGCACGAAAAAAATTGAGGAGCTACGCAGTGAGCTGGACGAGTTGAAAGCGACAGCAGCTGAACTCAACGCGGTGTGGGAGCGTGAAAAGGGAAGCGTCTTGGTGGTTCAGGAAACCAAGAAATCTCTCGAGGATGCTCGGCGCGAAATGGATGTGAAAATTCGTGAGCAAGATTTCGCACGGGTAGCTGAGCTTCAATACAAAACGATTCCGGATTTAGAGAAAGCACTCGATGATCTCAATCCAGAAGAAGTTGAGGAAGTTAGATTTCTTCGCCAAGCCGTTACCGAGGCTGATGTTCAGGAAATGGTCGCACGGATGACAGGCATTCCGGTTACGAAGTTACAAGACGAGGAGAGCGAGCGGCTGATGGCGATGGAGGGCCTGCTTGAAGGCCGAGTGGTTGGTCAAGCAGAGGCAGTGCAGAAAGTGGCACGGGCTGTACGGCGCTCACGAGCAGGCTTACAAGACCCCCGCCGCCCGATTGCTTCGTTCTTGATGGTCGGGCCGACGGGTGTGGGAAAAACGGAGCTCTGCAAGGCTTTAGCAGACTTTATGTTTGGCGATGAGCGAGCGCTGATTCGAATTGATATGAGCGAGTATATGGAGAAGCACTCGGTTGCGCGTCTTGTCGGGGCTCCTCCTGGCTATGTGGGCTACGAAGAGGGCGGGGTTCTCACCAACCAGGTGAAGCGCAAGCCATACAGCGTCGTATTACTCGATGAGGTCGAAAAAGCACATCAGGATGTTTTCAATTTACTGCTTCAAGTTCTCGACGACGGACACCTTACGGACAGTCAGGGAACGGAAGTAAACTTTAAGAATACGATTATCATTCTCACCTCGAACCTTGGTGCGCGAGATGCCGCGAAACCAGGCATTGATTACGATACGCTTCGTGCAAGTATCATGGGCGCGGTGAAGGAACATTTCCGTCCTGAGTTCATCAACAGATTAGATGATGTGGTGGTCTTTCGGGCGCTGGCGCTGGAGAGCATGATTCCAATCGTGAAGATTCAGTTGGATCGTCTTGGAGAGCTCTTAAGGGAACAAGAGATGGATCTGGAAGTTTCTGATGCTGGTCTAAAGGCGCTTGCTGAAGCCGGTTTTGATCCTGAATACGGGGCAAGACCTTTGAAGAGACAAATTCAGACCAGTCTCCAAGATCCCATCGCGGAGCTTGTCATCGAGGGCAAACTTAAAGCATCTGAAGCAGTTGTTGTGGATGTCGAAGACGAAGAACTTACAATTCGTGTGCGCGAAGCGCCGCAGGATGAAGATTAA